Part of the Pelmatolapia mariae isolate MD_Pm_ZW linkage group LG3_W, Pm_UMD_F_2, whole genome shotgun sequence genome is shown below.
TCGAAAGTGTGGTGCTTGAACGAGTGGCTgaaaatcaaatgtttcagctttatttaaaccTCAAATTTAACCTCATGTAGTCAGTTTAAAAAATTAGATTCTGTTATTAACTGAAAATATCAACAGTCACCGATAGTTAGAACAAACTAAGagtcagatcagcagaaacaaaaacacggAAATGTCTGCTGTAACTGCGTCGCTCTTCTCAAATTTGCTGATTGTCCGTTTCGTCGTGGTTGTCTCTACAGGTGAGGTTTATAAACCAAACGGTGTTTCCCTCTGAGATAAAGAGGAATAAACATCCTTCTGGTTTACATGTTACTTCCCAAACATCTAGTTTCTCACTGTTTGTTTGCCTGACGGCATCACGAGGTCTGGTGGCGTCTGTGTGGATTTACCCGCTTGGTCAGCGGTGCAGTTTccagcacagagacaaagaagtgtaatgtgtgtgtcagtgtgatgtgttgtagtgtcAGGAGTCAGTATACAGCCAGAGACGGATCTACAGACATGGCATGCAGTGGCATGTGCCACCCAAAAATAGTTATCTTGCCACAGCTTGTGCCGTTGTAGTTTTATTATTTgacgttttttttctttattatttaaatgagCTAGCATCAACACTTTGAACCTAGCTACTATTAATGCTGAATTTAAATTGTAAAACGGAATATATTCCACAGTGTTATCCTCCCCTCCACCTGGCTTTATTTCTTCTTGTCAGTAGCAACCTTCATATTATTGTGCCAGAATACAATCtgtcaataaaatataaaaactgttgCATAGTTTGCAGtcgatgcatgctcaatcatctccaaaggttgattctgtttatttcagtgggagaaacgtttcatcactcatccaagtgacttcttcagtctcagctgactgcaggtttccccaatcttataaccagtacatttgcataatgactgaaaccagcccactgaaggaacaatgggctgtgaggtcagttcctaaatcttaattatgcaaattctcatgaccattgatcaataaCACCGATCAAGGCAGTCCGAACTCTCAACACAAGCTGATATGGAGACTCAACAAggctggatgctgtttcaatgtCAGCTTAAATCTTTTTATATTACAAAATGCAAAAGCTGCCTATGTGTAAAAAAATGCCTGTGATTTTTGGTCATCGATTTGATTTCCATGGAACCCTAAGAACATTTCATTACATCCAGCCCTgtatacagctacaaagcttcttgttcagtgtatacaaacagctgtagctccataaaggcagcatgcagagactcacagtgtcttataatgagaggctgctttctctcacacattatgTTCACTTATTATCAGCACATGTTTCACTGTATAAATGTTTATATAACACTGATTCTTACATTCATCTTAATTATTTGTATATAATAATACAAGCAGTAAGTATGTACTCTTCACTCTGAATAgcacatgtgtttgtttgtggaaGCTGCAGGAACTGTGCAGTTGTTCTCAAACGATcttgtgctgatgttaaagcGTTGAGTGCACAAAGAATTGAGATGCTGTGAGTTCAATGACCCAGTGAGAGCAGGTCCACAGATGTCTGTGAGCGCACAcagaagagatctgagcaagagcAAATGCTAATTGCTCAGTGAGAGgggctgttattgtgtgtgtgtgtgtgtgtgtgtgtgtgtgtgtgtgtgtgtgtttatggataatagcaaagaCTGAAATAAATTTCTTGCCTGcagaaattaattttgtttgctCAAATTAAACTTAAACactcaaaataattttcttctcaaaatgcaacatttgtgctttttttttctttgtacgtACACTCAGATTAGAGGCACTAAAATAACGCCAATTATTGCTGCTCTGGAGGTGAACAGTTGTagtttgacctttaacctctctgctctgtgtcgtttcctctttcagaccagaaaatcgtcacagctgagtctggacagaagAGCGTCACTCTtccatgtcgagctccaaacaacagcagcagcatcaccggtgtagagtggagcagagctgacctgagagatgaATATGTGCTTTTGTACCGGGATGACCAGCTTGATCCAaccaaccagcatccatcttttaagaaccgggtggatctgcaggacagacagatgaaggatggagacgtgtctttgattctgaaggatgtgatgATTAATGACGCTGGAACATACAAGTGTGAGGCCTTCATTAGAGGAACAAACGTGAGGAAGAGAGCTAATCTAGTTAGTGACCCCATCAGCATCGTCACACTGAAAGTTGAtgctccaggtgagtgagtagagttgagtgtgtgtgtgatcagaggtgaagctgcttcctggttgttgatgtttgtttctaaagatgttgttgatgagactttgtagaaagcagctggtctgagtgatgtgatcagagtgcagtagataatgtctgacagcagtttgaagaggaaatggattctgttctgttcttcactcatcacctacctgacagctgacacctcacacctgtttctcacctgcaggtcagacaggaggacacacagaggatggatctgttggactgatcgctggtctgagtgtttttgttgtgcttgttgctgctgttgttggttttgtgatctacaaaaaacacaaacagagtcaGGATTCAGAGCGTCCACCTGCTGAACTGCAGACTTTTACATAAGAATGCTTAAAGATGGCAGCCTGCATCTTTAAGGCAGAAAAGCAAAAGTCAGCCTGACTGAAGAAAGTAAAATAATACAGTCCAAATAGAAAACTAAAAGAGTTGCTTAATTTCAAATAGATTCCACAGTGTTTCTGCTGTGCTTCTTGTTGCTGCTGGTGTTGGTTTTCTGATCTACAGAAAACATAACAAACAGAACCGAGATTTTAACTAGCATCCTGATGAACATCACCAAGTTTTAATTGTCTCAGAGCTTCTTTCATGTTGATGCTGGGTAAGAGAAGCCTACATTAAGGCAGAAAAGCAGCAAAACCACACTGAAGAAACTTAAACACTAGAGTCCAAGTAGAAAGCCAGAAGAGTTGCTTCATTCCAAAGAGATTCCACAGCTGAGACCACGTTTAAATAAAAGCTAATGTCCCAGAATTACAAAGGAATAACAATGGAAAATCAATTATTAAAAGTTgcaggttaaaaataaataaatcatattgtCCTAAGTCTGTGGGAGAGTCTTAAGAAATTAAACCCAAAGCCATACAGGAAGGatcactttttttacatttttaatcagcAGGCTGAGAAGTTGACAGAAAATACTGAATAATGTTGTAAAAAGTGTTAAAGCCTACacctttactgtttttaacatcTGTTGTTATGTATTTACTTCTAACACTGAGCATTATTGGCTTCTGATGTATTGGacaattattattaatagtagtTCAGTTTTGATGATGTGTGTTAAAtgtttcaaacacacacaggttttCATCATTTGATTGTATGTTGTTCTGAGGCAGCTAAATTAGTTTGTAGAGAAAATGAATGtcagatttgtgtttgtggttAGCCGCTCATATCAGCTCAACATTTTTTACTCTTTACAT
Proteins encoded:
- the LOC134617963 gene encoding programmed cell death 1 ligand 1-like, which codes for MSAVTASLFSNLLIVRFVVVVSTDQKIVTAESGQKSVTLPCRAPNNSSSITGVEWSRADLRDEYVLLYRDDQLDPTNQHPSFKNRVDLQDRQMKDGDVSLILKDVMINDAGTYKCEAFIRGTNVRKRANLVSDPISIVTLKVDAPGQTGGHTEDGSVGLIAGLSVFVVLVAAVVGFVIYKKHKQSQDSERPPAELQTFT